The DNA sequence TCACTTCTGTCCGTCCCGCGAACATTTTCCCGTGCTCAGCCGCGGTCAAAACCGCTTTGAACCCTTCTTGAAGCGTGACCGAGAAGAACTCACCGACCGCTCCGGAGCCGTAACTGAAGAGTCCGATTTTATCGCCCGCCTTCAGGTCATCGGAAAGTTCCAGCAGGGACAGCAGACTCAGATACAAGGATCCCGTATAAATATTGCCGACGATTTTGTTGTAGACAGTGCTGGTTTGGTAATGCGCTGCAAGACGTTCGCGGTCTGCTTCGGAACCTTCATTCAGCACTTCGCGCAGAGCTTTCATGCCCATTTTCGTGTAAGGCAGATGGAAACAGATGGCTCCGAAGTCAGCCAATGTGGCGCCGTATTTCGCTTTGAAGTCTTCCCAAACGTTCACGAAGAACGAAATGTACTGCTCATTTGAATATTTACCGTCGACAAAAGCCGTTTCCGAGTAGATGGGTCTCCAAAAATCCATCACATCGGCGGTCAGATAGCTGCTTTCGTTCTCCAGCGCGAGGATGCGCGGTTCCTTGCTGATGATCATGGCGACTGCACCAGCACCCTGCGTCACTTCGCCAGCCGTACCGATTCCATAGCGGGAAATGTCCGAACCGAGCACCAATACACGGCTTTCCGGATTCAAGGCGATATGCCCTTTCGCCAGTTGGATGCCGGCAGTCGCTCCATAGCACGCCTGCTTCAATTCGATGCAACGGGCATGTTCCTGGATTCCAAGCAGATCATGCACGTAGACAGCCCCTGATTTCGAATTGTCGATGCCGGATTCCGTTCCGAAAATGACCAAGTCGATTTTCTCCAGATCCTCTTTATCAATGATGCGCAATGCGGCATTAGCGGCTAACGTAACGGCATCCTGCGTGATGGGCGCGACAGCCATCTTTTCTTGCCCGATGCCGATCGTATATTTGGCCGGATCCACTCCTCTAGCCTCCGCCAATTTTTCCATATCCACAAAGAAGTGCGGCGCATAAAAGCCAATCTTATCTATCCCAATCTTCACATCAATTACCCCTTATTGTTCATATATATAACATTTTTGATGCCTCTCATCCCAAATGATAGACCAGACCGCACAAAAAAACAACCTCGGGCCATCCAAATTAAGGATATCTTAGAAATCTGATATTTAAAAATTGCGTTCTGTTTGTAATTCTTTACTAATTCTTATATGCTAAAGTGCACTGATTATCGTAAAATAAGAGATACACCGTGTGGAGGAACAGCTTTCCACATCAATGAACGTAAAAAGGAGACATTCAATGGAAGAAGTCGTAATTGTCAGTGCTGCCAGAACCCCCATCGGTTCATTCGGAGGCAGCCTCAAAAATTGTAACGCAGTGGAGCTGGGGAAAACGGCCACAGAAGCTGCGTTGAATCGCGCCGGCTTATCCCCCGATGAAGTGGATTCCGTCATTTTCGGGAACGTCCTGCAGGCAGGCATCGGCCAGAACACGGCACGGCAAATCGCTGTTGCTGCCGGGATCTCCTATGAAAAAACAGCCATGACGATAAACGAAGTCTGCGGCTCCGGATTGAAAGCAATCATCCTGGCGAGCCAAGCTATCCGTCTCGGCGATGCCAGAACAGTGGTCGTCGGAGGAACCGAAAGCATGTCGCAGGCCCCTTATCTCTTACCGAACCAACGTTGGGGCAGCAAACTCGGCGACATCAACACCATCGACAGCCTCGTGCACGACGGCCTGACGGATGCCTTTGATCAGCAGCATATGGGCATCACGGCCGAAACGGTGGCAGAAAGATTCCAAGTGAGCCGTGAAGAGCAGGACGCTTTCGCGCTGCATTCGCAACAAAAAGCGGCCGCTGCTCAAGCAGCCGGCTACTTCAATCAAGAGATTGCGCCTATCATCCTCATAGACCGCAAGAACCAGCAGAAGGTCGTAGCCGAGGATGAATACATCCGCAAAGACGCTACTATCGAAAGCTTGGGCAAATTAAGGCCGGCCTTCCAAAAGAACGGCACGGTGACTGCCGGAAACGCATCCGGAATCAATGACGGAGCGGCAGCCTTGGTGCTGATGTCGAAGTCGGAGGCCGAAGCGAAAGGCGTCCCTTATCTGGCCACAATCAAAGGTTATGCCGAAACAGGGATCGATCCTGCCATCATGGGATACGCGCCTTACTATGCCATCAAGCAAGTATTGTCCAAAACCGGATTGCTTGCAGATGACATCGACCTTTTCGAATTGAACGAAGCGTTCGCATCCCAGAGCATCGCCGTAATCAGGGATTTGGGCTTGCCTGAGGAAAAAATCAATATTAGCGGAGGCGCCATCGCCTTGGGACATCCTATCGGCGCATCCGGATCTCGCATTCTGGTGACTCTGCTGCATGCGTTGGAACGGACTGATACGAAGCTCGGACTCGCCTCCCTTTGCATCGGTGGCGGAATGGGCATCGCCATGATCGTTGAGCGCCCTTGAACTGTTTTTGACCGCACACAATCACTCCCCGTCATTTGATTTTGACAGGGGAGTTTTTTCATAAAAAAGAGCGTCAGAAAAACGCGCATTTCGATATGTTATTGAGTTTTCAACAAAAATGTGGCATACTCTTTATGAGAAATTTTTAATTTAAAAATGAGAATAATGTAGAGGAGACTGAATCCGTGACGACCTATCATAGCACAAGAAATTCAGAAAAAACACTGACGGCTTCACAAGCAATATTACAAGGGATAGCGCCAGACGGCGGATTGTACGTGCCCGATCACATTCCGGCTTTGGACATCGCATTGGATCGCCTGCCCGACATGACTTATCAAGAATTAGCTTACGATGTGATGAAGAAATTCTTCGACGACTTCACTGAGGAAGAATTGAAACATTGCGTCAATGCAGCCTACGACGACAAATTTGATGACTCCAGCATCGTTCCGTTAGTGAAAGCCGGCGGAAACCACTATCTGGAATTGTTCCACGGACCGACCATCGCCTTCAAAGACATGGCCCTTTCGATCCTGCCTTACTTGATGACGACTTCCGCCAAAAAGAACGGCAGCACGAAAGAAATCGTAATCCTGACAGCGACTTCTGGTGACACCGGAAAAGCGGCACTTGACGGA is a window from the Trichococcus shcherbakoviae genome containing:
- a CDS encoding acetyl-CoA C-acetyltransferase; this encodes MEEVVIVSAARTPIGSFGGSLKNCNAVELGKTATEAALNRAGLSPDEVDSVIFGNVLQAGIGQNTARQIAVAAGISYEKTAMTINEVCGSGLKAIILASQAIRLGDARTVVVGGTESMSQAPYLLPNQRWGSKLGDINTIDSLVHDGLTDAFDQQHMGITAETVAERFQVSREEQDAFALHSQQKAAAAQAAGYFNQEIAPIILIDRKNQQKVVAEDEYIRKDATIESLGKLRPAFQKNGTVTAGNASGINDGAAALVLMSKSEAEAKGVPYLATIKGYAETGIDPAIMGYAPYYAIKQVLSKTGLLADDIDLFELNEAFASQSIAVIRDLGLPEEKINISGGAIALGHPIGASGSRILVTLLHALERTDTKLGLASLCIGGGMGIAMIVERP
- a CDS encoding hydroxymethylglutaryl-CoA synthase yields the protein MKIGIDKIGFYAPHFFVDMEKLAEARGVDPAKYTIGIGQEKMAVAPITQDAVTLAANAALRIIDKEDLEKIDLVIFGTESGIDNSKSGAVYVHDLLGIQEHARCIELKQACYGATAGIQLAKGHIALNPESRVLVLGSDISRYGIGTAGEVTQGAGAVAMIISKEPRILALENESSYLTADVMDFWRPIYSETAFVDGKYSNEQYISFFVNVWEDFKAKYGATLADFGAICFHLPYTKMGMKALREVLNEGSEADRERLAAHYQTSTVYNKIVGNIYTGSLYLSLLSLLELSDDLKAGDKIGLFSYGSGAVGEFFSVTLQEGFKAVLTAAEHGKMFAGRTEVSVKEYEEIFSRVLPIDGSSIELDVDADPATICIEGMENNKRIYLNKAR